The following coding sequences are from one Manduca sexta isolate Smith_Timp_Sample1 chromosome 7, JHU_Msex_v1.0, whole genome shotgun sequence window:
- the LOC115442449 gene encoding carboxypeptidase B-like, whose product MYKLCFVICLFYYFVAAKHEQYDGHALYNVHIRFTDQIDVLKDVETKYNLDIWSYAAQDRPEVVLVPRILRETVEKELQEAGMEFEVQVENIKEKLDLEDALLASAAASSKSNRSRSVFEGLSFDIIHSFEVVDQYLVDLANAYPDKVTVRSAGKSIEGRDIKYLRISTSNFEDRSKPIVFVQSLLHAREWVTLPATLYAIKKLVLDVTEQDLVRDVDWIIMPIANPDGYIFSHTNDRFWRKNRARGFIIGDICVGVDLNRNFDFHWGTLSSNLVCSQTFHGRGPFSEPETAAIRDVFAEYGTRVEVYLDIHSFGSMILFGFGTGGLPPNALVMNLLGVRMATAIDAVKWPQHRDYVVGNIVHLLGHVSGGSTDYATAIGTPFSYAYELPAYNMIHDTVLGFMVDPAFIEQAGFETWEGIKVAARFAAESWSRRNRQ is encoded by the exons ATGTATaagttatgttttgttatttgtcTGTTCTATTACTTCGTCGCGGCTAAACACGAGCAGTATGATGG TCATGCCCTCTACAATGTGCACATAAGGTTTACCGACCAAATCGACGTCCTTAAGGACGTGGAAACCAAATACAACTTGGACATCTGGTCGTATGCTGCACAGGATAGGCCTGAAGTCGTCCTCGTTCCTAGGATCCTAAGGGAGACGGTTGAAAAGGAACTGCAAGAAGCAGGAATGGAATTCGAGGTTCAAGTGGAAAATATCAAGGA GAAACTAGACCTTGAAGATGCCCTCTTAGCATCTGCTGCAGCGTCCTCTAAGAGCAACAGGTCCAGATCTGTCTTCGAAGGTCTCTCATTCGACATTATCCATTCGTTTGAAgtg GTTGACCAGTATCTCGTAGACCTCGCTAACGCATACCCTGATAAGGTCACCGTCAGGTCAGCAGGAAAGAGTATCGAAGGCAGGGATATCAAGTACTTGAGGATTTCCACTAGCAACTTCGAG GACAGAAGCAAGCCCATAGTATTTGTACAGTCACTCCTCCACGCTCGTGAGTGGGTCACCCTGCCCGCTACCCTGTACGCTATCAAGAAGCTGGTGCTCGACGTCACTGAACAAGACCTGGTGAGGGATGTAGACTGGATCATCATGCCTATTGCCAACCCAGATGGATATATTTTCTCCCATACCAAT GACCGCTTTTGGCGAAAGAACCGCGCCAGAGGCTTCATAATTGGCGACATTTGCGTGGGTGTCGACCTGAACCGTAACTTCGATTTCCACTGGGGCACTCTATCTAGTAACCTCGTCTGCTCTCAGACCTTCCACGGAAGAGGACCCTTCTCTGAACCCGAGACCGCCGCCATCAGAGACGTCTTCGCCGAATACGGCACTCGCGTCGAAGTATACTTGGACATACACAGTTTCGGAAGTATGATTCTCTTTGGCTTTGGTACCGGTGGTCTGCCTCCAAATGCCTTAGTCATGAACCTTCTTGGAGTGAGAATGGCCACTGCCATTGATGCCGTGAAATGGCCTCAGCATAGAGATTACGTCGTTGGTAATATCGTTCATCTTTTAGGCCACGTGTCTGGTGGTTCCACTGACTATGCCACGGCTATCGGCACTCCGTTCAGCTACGCCTACGAGTTACCAGCGTACAACATGATTCATGATACGGTTTTAGGCTTCATGGTAGATCCGGCGTTTATTGAGCAAGCTGGATTTGAGACATGGGAAGGTATTAAAGTAGCCGCTCGGTTTGCTGCTGAGAGTTGGAGCAGACGTAATAGGCAATAG
- the LOC115442447 gene encoding carboxypeptidase B has translation MYKLCFVICLFFYSVAAKHEQYDGHAVYNVHIRFSDQIDVLKDVETKYNLDIWSYAAQDRPEVVLVPRVLREAVEKELQEAGMEFEVQVENIKEKLDLEDALLASAAASSKSNRSRAVVEGLSFDVIHTFDVVDQYLVDLANAYPDKVTVRSAGKSIEGRDIKYLRISTSNFEDRRKPIVFVQSLLHAREWVTLPATLYAIKKLVLDVTEQDLVRDVDWIIMPIANPDGYIFSHTNDRFWRKNRARGFMVGDFCMGVDLNRNFDFFWGTLSSNNVCTETFHGRGPFSEPETAAIRDVFAEYGTRVEVYLDIHSFGSMILFGFGTGGLPPNALVMNLLGVRMATAIDAVKWPQHRNYVVGNIVHLLGQVSGGSTDYATAIGTPFSYAYELPAYNMIHGTVAGFLVDPAFIEQAGFETWEGIKVAARFAAESWSRRNRQ, from the exons TCATGCAGTCTACAATGTGCACATAAGGTTTTCCGACCAAATCGACGTCCTTAAGGATGTGGAAACCAAATACAACTTGGACATCTGGTCGTATGCTGCACAAGACAGACCTGAAGTCGTCTTGGTTCCGAGGGTCCTGAGGGAGGCGGTTGAGAAGGAACTGCAAGAAGCAGGAATGGAATTCGAGGTTCAAGTGGAAAATATTAAGGA GAAACTTGACCTTGAAGATGCCCTCTTAGCATCTGCCGCAGCGTCCTCTAAGAGCAACAGATCCAGAGCTGTCGTCGAAGGTCTCTCATTCGACGTTATCCATACGTTTGATGTG GTTGACCAGTATCTCGTAGACCTCGCTAACGCATACCCTGATAAGGTCACCGTCAGGTCAGCAGGAAAGAGTATCGAAGGCAGGGACATCAAGTATTTGAGGATTTCCACTAGCAACTTCGAG GACAGACGCAAGCCCATAGTATTTGTACAGTCACTCCTCCACGCTCGTGAGTGGGTCACCCTGCCCGCTACCCTGTACGCTATCAAGAAGCTGGTGCTCGACGTCACTGAACAAGACCTGGTGAGGGATGTAGACTGGATCATCATGCCTATTGCCAACCCAGATGGATATATTTTCTCTCATACCAAT GACCGTTTCTGGCGTAAGAATCGCGCCAGAGGCTTCATGGTGGGCGACTTTTGCATGGGTGTCGACCTCAACCGTAACTTCGATTTCTTCTGGGGCACTCTATCTAGCAACAACGTCTGCACCGAGACTTTCCACGGAAGAGGACCCTTCTCTGAACCCGAGACCGCCGCCATCAGAGACGTCTTCGCCGAATACGGCACTCGCGTCGAAGTATACTTGGACATACACAGTTTCGGAAGTATGATTCTCTTTGGCTTTGGTACCGGTGGTCTGCCTCCAAATGCCTTAGTCATGAATCTTCTTGGAGTGAGAATGGCCACTGCCATTGATGCTGTGAAATGGCCACAGCATAGAAACTACGTCGTTGGCAATATCGTTCATCTTTTAGGCCAAGTGTCTGGTGGTTCCACTGACTATGCCACGGCTATCGGCACTCCGTTCAGCTACGCCTATGAGTTGCCAGCGTACAACATGATTCATGGTACGGTGGCAGGCTTTTTGGTAGACCCGGCGTTTATTGAGCAAGCTGGATTTGAGACGTGGGAAGGTATTAAAGTAGCCGCTCGGTTTGCTGCTGAGAGTTGGAGCAGGCGTAATAGGCAATAG